In Zingiber officinale cultivar Zhangliang chromosome 6A, Zo_v1.1, whole genome shotgun sequence, a single genomic region encodes these proteins:
- the LOC121995024 gene encoding unconventional prefoldin RPB5 interactor-like translates to MGDGIKGMITPLGSLFSPEEARKAAQWVEGAVVQCRSELRRLQGFVSENSALISLVRSLPNELSHEIMVPFGGATFFPGRLIHTNEFLVLLGDGYYAERTAKQTMDILHRRGKAMEAQVEALKATMLDLEAEAKFFNSTTEEAIVSAST, encoded by the exons ATGGGCGACGGCATAAAGGGAATGATCACCCCCCTCGGATCCCTTTTCTCCCCCGAGGAGGCGCGGAAGGCCGCACAATGGGTGGAGGGAGCTGTCGTCCAATGTCGTAGCGAGCTCCGGCGTCTCCAGGGCTTCGTCTCCGAGAATTCTGCCCTTATATCCCTTGTTCGCTCCCTTCCAAATGAGCTCTCTCACGAAATCATG GTTCCTTTTGGAGGTGCGACTTTCTTCCCTGGCCGCCTTATCCATACCAACGAGTTTCTA GTATTGTTAGGAGATGGATATTATGCAGAGAGGACTGCGAAGCAGACTATGGATATTTTGCATAGGAGGGGCAAGGCAATGGAAGCCCAGGTTGAGGCTTTGAAGGCGACGATGTTGGATCTTGAGGCCGAGGCTAAGTTCTTCAATTCCACAACGGAAGAGGCTATTGTAAGTGCTTCGACATAA